The bacterium genomic sequence CACACCGGCGTCGTCCGGCGTGCCCGGCCCCGGCGAGATCACCAGGCCATCCGCCTGTCGCCCGAGGAGCGTCTCGACGTCGGCCTCGTCGTTGCGCACGACCTCGACCTCGGCACCGAGCTCGCCCAGATACTGGACCAGGTTGTACGTGAAGGAGTCGTAGTTGTCGATCATCAGCAGGCGCATCTCAGTCGACGCCTTCCCGCGCGAGATCGATCGCCGTCAGTACGGCCCGCGACTTGTTCATCGTCTCCTCGAACTCGTACTCGGGCTCGCTGTCCGCGACGACGCCCGCCCCCGCTTCGAGAGTGACCTTGTCGTCCTTCGCGACCATCGTGCGAATGGTGATCGCCATGTCCATGTTGCCGGAATAGTCGAGGTAGCCGGCGCAGCCTCCGAAGAAGCCGCGACGGACCGTCTCGAGCTCGTCGATGATCTCCATGGCGCGGACCTTCGGTGCGCCCGAGAGCGTGCCCGCCGGGAAGGTCGCGCGCAGCACGTCGAGCCAGTCGAGCCCCTTGCGCAGCTTCCCGTGCACGTTCGACACGATGTGCATGACGTGCGAGTACCGCTCGACGAAGGCGTAGTCGTCGACCTCGACGGAGCCGATCTCCGAGACCCGACCGGCGTCGTTCCGCCCGAGGTCGACGAGCATGAGATGCTCGGAGCGCTCCTTCGGATCGGCGAGCAGGTCGGCTTCGAGCGCCCTGTCCTCCTCTGGCGTCTCCCCCCGCCAGCGGGTACCGGCGATCGGTCGCACGTCCAGGCGATCTCCTTCGACCCGCGCGAGGATCTCCGGCGAGGCCCCGACCATGACCGCGTCCTCCATCCGGATGAAGAACATGTAGGGGCTGGGGTTGATCACGCGCAGGTGTCGGTAGATCGAGAACGGGTCGACCTGGAGCGGCAGCTGGAATTGCTGGGCGAGGACGACCTGGAAGATGTCACCCGCCTCGATGTACTCCTTGGCCCGCTTCACGATCTCGTGGAACTGGGACTCGGTCATGCTCCGCTCGACTTCCATCGGCGCACGGACCGGTGTCCGACGGGGCTCCGCCGCGAGGGGCTGGCGGATCTGCTCCACCATCTTCTCGATCCGCGCGGAGGCCGCGTCATAGGCCGCCCGCGCGCCGGCTGTCCCGATCTCGGCGTGCACGACGATCAGGGCCGTGTGCCGGACGTTGTCGTAGACGACGACGAATTCGGGGAGCACGAAGAAGGCGTCGGGCAGGCCGACCTTGTCCGGATTCGCGTCCGGGATCTTCTCGACGAAGCGCACCCAGTCGTAGCCGATCATGCCGACGGCGCCGCCGATGAAGCGCGGGAGGGCGAAATCGGTCGGCTGGACGGCCTGGTACGCGCGCAGACGGTCGCGCAGGACCTCGAGCGGATCTCCGCCCGTGTCGATCACCTCGGTCGAATCACCCTCGGTCCACTCGACCCGGCTCCCCGTCGCGGAGAACTTCGCGCGTGCGCCGACACCCAGGAAGCTGTACCGGGCCCACTTCTCCCCGCCCTCGACCGACTCGAGGAGGAAGGCCGTCCGGCCGTCGTCGATCTTGCGGAACAGGGAGAGCGGCGTCTCGAGGTCGGCCATGACCTCGCGTACGACCGGGACGTGATTCCCCTGCTGGGCGAGCGTTTCGAACTGCTCGGGGGATGTGCGAAGCACGAGGTGATCTCGGGGACGGGACCGGCGGGACCGGTGCGTCGGGAGTGGGTAGGGGGAGCAGAAAACCCTGTGATTCTAAGACCTTGTGGTGAGTCCAGCAAGCGATGGGCAGCGCGTACGGGCCACGGGGCGCTGTGCCGCCTCAGAAGCTGACGCCGGTCCCGAAGCCGGAGTCGAAGAGCTGGTCCTCGCGCCCTTCCCCCAGCCCGATGAAGCGGAACATCAGCCCGCCGCGGAGGTTGTCCCGCCGATCGACGGCGACGGTCGCGCCCACCGACCAGCACCGGCACTTCGAGACGTACTCGAACGTCCCCGAATTCCGGATGAACTCGTCGCGTTCCGCCAGCTTGTAGACGGTCGCGTACCGCAGGCGTATCCGCGACGTGAGCTCCACGATCGCCTGCCCTCGGATCTGGTTGATCGCATCGATCTCACCGATCCGGACGACGCCCCGGTCGCTCTCGAGGACCGGCGGAATCCGGCGTCGGTAGCGATAGCCGCCGACGAGGGTGAAGCGACGCAGCAGCCAGAGGTCGACTTTCTTCCCGAACCGGAGATCCAGGCCGCCCTCGTCGAGGGCGAGCGCCTCCGGGTCGAAGGCCGCGACCGCGCGCGCGGAGAAGCCGCGAAGGGGCATCATGCGGCCGTCGAGGAAGACGTTGCCGAGCCCGCCTTCCGCGAAGTCGTAGTCGATGCCGGTCAGGACCTCGCCGAGGAACTGGAGCGACGCTCGGGCGCGGCGCTTCTGGTAGAAGCGCTGGCCGACGGCGGCCACGACGCGGTTGGCGGTCTCGATCCGATCGGCGGGGTCGCGCGTGATGGCTTCGAGCGAGAGCGAGCGCAGGCGAGACTGCTCCACGAGCCCCCGCGGCGTGAACAGAGGATTGCGGTCCTGCTGTCGCTGAGAGACGAGGGCCCATCCCAGTCGCGGCTCGACGACGTGCCGAAGCAGGCCGCCCCGACCGCGCTCGAACTCACGCGCGAGCGGATTGCGCCACTCGAGCCGCGCCGTCAGCAGCCCGCGCTCCCCGAACTGTTGCTGATCCGTGCGGTAGAGGCTCTGGCGCCAACCCACCTCGGGCGTCACGGCTCCGAAGCGACCGAGGTGGAAGCGTCGGGCGACGCGCGGATGGATCACCGCCCGCACCCCGCGCTCGCGGATCGGCTCGCCCGGCTCGAAGAGGCCGTTGCCGCCGCCGAAGTCGAAGGGACGACCCGAGACGGTGGCCGGCACCAGCCCGTCGGCACCGAGATCGTAGAAATGGCCGTCCGCGACCGAGGGATTCGCGCCGGGCCGCGGGTCGTACACGCTCTCGTGATCCCGGATCGACCGGAAGTGGACGACGTCCGCGTCGAGCAGGAACTCGATGCCGCCGGGGGCCACCGCTGTCCCCGGCTGGACGTCGACGGCCGCTTCCCCGAACCGCTGCAGCGTCACGTCGTCGGCGTCGAGCAGCTGGACTTCCCCGGGCGGGACCGTGTCCCGCCTACGGATGCCCTGGACGTCGTCGGCGAAGCGGGCGCCGACCATCGCGCCGAGCCCCCCCGCGTCGCCGAACGAGCGATGGACGTTCGTCGTCGACTCGAGGAATCGGAACTCACGGAAGGGGCGGAACTCGGCGAAGTCTTCGGGGTAGAAATTGTCGGAGACGTACTTGAGGTCCGTATTCCAGCGCCACTCTCCGGGCAGCATCTGGTCGTGGAGCCAGCGAACGCCGAAGCGTCGCGAATCCGTGCTCGCGACGTCGTCGTCGCGCTGGTCGTAGAGCCCCGAGACGAAGAGATCGCCCCCGGATCGCTCGCCGAAGACGTACTCGATCTGGCCGTCGCCCTTGAAGCCCCGCTCCGAGAAGTAGTTGGGCGTGAACGTGACGTTGACCTGATCGTGCGCGGCCCAGAAGAGCGGCAGTCCACCGCCGAAGCCGCTCCGTCCGCCGAGCACGAGCTGCGGGAGCAACACGCCGGACTCCCGATCGCTCTTCACGGGGAAGAAGGCCCAGGGGAACCACAGCACCGGAACCCCCAGCACGTCGAAGGTGGCGTTCCTGACCGTGCCGTAGTCGCCGACTTCGACGTCGGCGTCCGCGGTCCGAATCTTCCAGGGCAGCGGCTCGCCCGGCTCGCAGCGACACGTCGTGAAGACCGCGTCGCGCATCTCGAACGTGTTCTCCCCGGTTCGGATCATCTCCTTCGCGCGGATCCGGAACCCCTGACTGCCGGCGTCGAAGCCACCGTCGAAGAACATCCCGCGCAGGGTCTCGACGTCGAAGACCATGAACTCCGCGCGCAGGACGTCGCTCTCGTCGACCAGCTCGACGTCGCCCTCGGCCACGCCGGTCTGCGTCTGGGTGCTGAAGGCCACCCAGTCCGCGCGCAGGGTCCGCGTCGTCTGGATCACGTGGACGTTGCCGGTGGCGACGTAGAGATCACGCTCGCCGTCGTAGTCGATCCGGTCCGCGGTGATCTCGAGGGGATCCTCGAGCCGCGCGCGGTCGACCTGCTGTGCAGCGACGGGTCCCGTGATCAGACAGGCCACGGCGATCGCCAGGCGAATACACGCGGGCAGACCGCGGCCCCTTCTGCTCTGGCAGGTGGCCCCTCGCGCCACGCTTCCCCCCGTCGCCACGGAACGCGCGCTGCGCGCACTCCTGTGCGGACAGGGGGACGCTACCTGAGTGCCGGCGGCCCGGCCAAACCGGCGGCTAGCTCGCCTGGGCGAACCGGGTGAGCGCCGTCGTGAGCGCCGCGCGATCCGGCGCGACCAGCTCGTCTTCGACGAGCCGGAGGAGCTTCTGGTCCATCAGCTGATGCAGTGCTTGATGGGTCTCCTCCATCGACAGATCGCACCCCGCCGACAGCTCCCGGAGGCTCGTGCGGAGCCGCAGCTCGTCCTCGTTCTCGCCGACGGGACGGGTGGCCAGGAAGCGGACCAGCGGACCGACCAGCTCGTCGAGACCGAGTGCGGCCAGGCGACGCTCGGCGCCGATCAGGCGCGTGGCCAGGCGCTGGATCATGCGCACGCCGATCTCCGGGCGTTCCATGCACATGAGCTCGAAGGTCTCGCCATCGATCTCGAGGATCTCGGTCGGGCCCGCCGCGACGGCGCGGGCAGTCCGAGCCTCACCGAGGACGACGCTCATCTCGCCGAAGAAGTCCCCCGGGCCGAGGCGCGCGATGACCCGCGGCCCCGAGCTCCCGGAGCGGCTGATCTCGACCCGACCGGACTGGATCACGTAGAGGTCGATCCCTTCGTCGCCCTCGTCGAAGACGACCTCGCCGTCTTCGAAGTGGCGCTGGAAGGCCTTCCGGACCTGGATCTGTGTCGTTTCTCCCGCAGACAGCCGACCGTCCCCCTCGGCGCTCCGCCCGGCTGGGCGGGGCCTCCGGGTTCTTTCGTCCACGCGCAAGGACCACTTGAGACGGGCCGGTCTGCGTCGCGGTCCGCGCCCCACCGCCCTCAGGAGGCCGGCGGAGTCTCGCGCTGCAGCTGATCGATCAGATCGTCGAGCTCCGGACGACTCAAGACGCCTTGATGGGAACGAGCGATCCGGCCCGACGGATCCACGACGATGAGGGTCGGGAAGGACCAGACTCCGTATTCGACCGCGAGCTCCTGATCGGCGATCGCGATCGGGTACGTCAGGCCGCGCTCGGCGAGCCAGCGACTCACCTTCTGCGGCGGATCCGTGTCCATCGACACACCCACGATCGTGAGCGGCTCGTCCCGGCGTCGCTCCCAGATCTCCTGCAGGATCGGCATCTGCACCTCGCACGGGGCACACCAGGTCGCCCAGAAATCGAGGATCAGGACGCGGCCGCGCTGTTCTTCCAGGCGGACCGGGAGACCGTCGAGACGCACGAGCTCGAAGGACGCGGCCTCGGGTCGCTCGATCGACTCCTCGACGAAGCAGCCGTCGAGGTAGCCGCTCGCGACGACGGTCACGACGAGCACGACCAGCCAGATCCCGATCGCCGCCTTCATCGCGGGCCGCTCACCGGGGGACCCCGCCGCCCAGCGCCCTCATTGGAGCGCCTCCTCGGCGGCGTAGACCAGGTCGTTCAGGAACCCGAAGTAGGTATTGAAGATCGCCAGCTGATTGGAGATCAGCAGGAGGCCGACGCCGGCGAGCAGGATCCCCGAGACGAACTCGAGCGTCCGGAAGTGGCGCTTCATCCTGGCGAAGGCACTGAAGAAGTAGTCGATGCTCCAGCCCGCCGCGAGAAACGGAATCGCCAGCCCCGCCGAGTAGACGGCGAGCAGCGTGATCCCTTCGTAGACGGTGTCGCGGCTTCCGGCGAGGGTCAGGACCGCGCCGAGGATCGGCCCGATGCACGGCGACCAGCCGAAGCCGAACCCGGCGCCGACGGTGAAGGAGCCCATGAAGCCGGGCGCCCCCAGGTCGAGGTGGAGACGCGTGTCCCGCATCAGCCACGACAGGCGGAAGGCCCCCATCATGTGAAGGCCGAAGATCAGGATCACGACCCCTGCGATCTGGGCGATCCCGAGCTCCGCGAAGCCGAGGTCGAGGCGGAAGGTCCGCAGCACGCGGCCCAGCGCGAAGGCGCTCGCGCCGAGCACGATGAAGACGGTGGAGAAGCCGCAGACGAAGCCGAGGCAGGCTTCCATCACGCGGGCTCGTTGCTCACCGGTCGACGCGCCCTCCCCGAGATCCTGGACCGAGACGCCCGAGACGAGCGACAGATAGGCGGGCATCAGGGGCATCACGCACGGCGACAGGACGGAGATCAGCCCCGAGGCGAACACGATCGGGATCTGCGTGACGAAGTCGGACATGGGTTGCGCGGGAAGGTGACGCGCACGTCCCGCCGATGCCAGCACTCATCGTTCGAACGCCGGCAGGGCCACGATCCGTTGCGGTCGGCCCGCGCCGCTGGGTGTCGATCGGCTCGCTGCGTCCCGGCCAACCCTTCCGGCACCGCGCGCGACGCCCGGTCGGAGCCGGACGCGCGCGCGAGGCCGGACGGGACGAGGGCTACCAGCCCATCTCGTCGTAGCCGCTCGTGTCGATCGGCTCGGCCGAGGCCGACGCCGAGGCCGTCGTCGCCGAAGCGACGGCTTCCGGCCGACGGCCGGGCTCGTCGACGTCGCGTCCGATGAACACGATCTCCTGCTCGCCGGTCAGGTGGTCCGGCGTGAGCACGTAGGTGCCGCGCAGGGAGCGCGTGAAGACCTTCTCGGCGACCTGCGAGTCACCGGCGGTGAACGCCCAGGCGAAGCCACCGACGATCAGGCCCCCCGTGGCGTAGAGCAGCTTCACCGGCCCGTAGATCAGGCTCGAAAGGGCTGCCGCGGCGCCGAGGCCCCCTTCGCGGCCCGTCTCCTGGGCCGCGCTCTCGGCGAAGCCCGCGCTCGGGGCGCCGAGCATCGCAACGACCACCAGGGCCGTCATCAAGCGCCGCTTGACGTCGTGGCCGCGCTTCGGGCGCACGGATTCCATGCTCGGGCGCTCGCCCGAGCGATCGATCTCGAATGTCATGATTCGTCCAACCTCTCAATGCGAGGTTCGGACGACACGATCGCGCCGTCCTGCCCTCGACCTCTCACATTCCCCGTGAGGGAGTGTGCCCGATCTTCCGAGGTCGTCCAACTCGCGCGGGTTCCGGCGGACTCAGAACGCGCGGTCGGTATCCAACAGGATCGTGACCGGCCCCTCGTTCACGAGGGAAACCTGCATCATCGCGCGGAACCTTCCGGTGACGACGGGCACGCCGATCGATCTCGCTTCGGCGACCACGCGTTCGAAGAGCGGCTCCGCCGACTCCGGAGGCGCCGCCGCCCCGAACGACGGCCGCCTTCCCTTGCGTGCGTCGGCAAGGAGCGTGAACTGCGAGACGAGTCCGAGGGTTCCCCCCATCTCTTCGAGGGAAAGGTTCATCTTGCCCCCGTCGTCCTCGAAGATCCGCAGACCACAGATCTTCTTCGCGAGCTCCGCTGCGGCGCGCTCGTCGTCGCCCTCGGCGACCCCGACGAGCGCGAGGAGCCCGGCCCCCATCTCGGCGACGCGATCGTCGCCGACGTCGACGGACGCCGACGACACGCGCTGGACGACGGCGCGCACGACTAGATCTCCCGCTGGTTCTGGAAGCGTCCGCGGTAGACCGCTTCGCCCTCGGTGCGCATCAGCACGAGCTGGCAGACCCGCACGCCGGCCACGATCTCGAGGGCCCGGCTCGAGACGTTGCTCATCTCGAGGACCTGGCGATTCGAGACGCCGGGCTGAACGAAGGCGCTCGTCACGTGGATCATCAGACCGAGGCGCGCGAAGCGGCTGCGCCCTTCCAGGAAGCCGCAGAGATCCGGCGGCAGCGTCACGTGCTCGAGGGTGATGCCGTGGATCGTCGACCCGGGTTCGAGGCGATAGGGCTCGTCGAGGTCGAGGACCCGCGTGTGGTCCCGGTAGTCGGTCGCGTCCTCGACCGGAATCGGGGCCTCGTTGCCCACGATCTCCCGGATCTCGCGTCCGAGGGTCAGATCGATCGAAGCCACGCCCACCTGGGACGTCTCGAGCGGGTCGATGTTCACGCGCCCCGAATCGAGTTCGCGCAGGATCACGTCACGGGTCAGGACCGACATCGGGCGCAGAGGCTATCTCATAAATCCCGACCGAGTGAGGGACGCGCCTCTCATGGATGAAAACAGGGGCCCGAGATCAAGGCGCGAAATCGCAGGCGTAGCTACTCGGAGCCTGTCGGCTCCTCCCGACTTCAAGATTTCGCAACGCCGAGATCGGGCCGAAGGCGCGTTCATCGCGACCGAGGGGTTCATGAGATGGCCTCTGAACTACCGTAGAGACATGGCGCACGAATACTTCAACGTGGATCGACCGGTCGTGATCGGTCATCGAGGGGCCGCGGGCACGCACCCGGAGAACACGCTGGCGAGCTTCGCCGCCGCGCTCGAGCAGGGTGCCCAGATTCTCGAGAGCGACATCCACGTGAGTCGAGACGGCGTACCGATCCTGCTTCACGATCCCGACGTCGGACGCGTGAGCGAGGGCGAAGGTCTGGCGGCGGATCTCGACTTCGCCGCCCTCTCCGCCCTCGACGCCGGCCACTACCAGCCCACCTTCCAGGGAGCGGGACATCGCATCCCCTCCCTCGAAGCCGCCTTCGATGCCTTCCCGGACGCGCGCTTCAATCTCGAAGTGAAGTGCGCCGACGCGGCGGCGATCCGCGCGACCCTCGATCTCGTCGCGCGCTTCGATCGCGCGGATCGGACGCTCCTCGCCGCCGGTGAAGACGACGTGATGACACTCCTGCGCGCGGCCCTGCGCGAACACGCCGTCGCCCCGGCGATCGGCGCGAGCCTCGGCGAGATCGTCCAGGCGGTCGGGAGCGCGCTCGGCCAGGGGAAGATGCCCGAGGGCGTCGACGCGCTCCAGATCCCGGCCGAGTTCGCGGGGCAGCCCCTCGCGACCCCGGCGCTCGTCGAGCACGCCCATGCCCATGGCGTCGAGGTCCACGTCTGGACGATCAACGACCTCGAGGAGATCGCCGAGCTCCTCGCGCGGGGCGTCGACGGAATCGTGACGGACCTGCCCGGGCAGATGCACGATTGGTTGGTGGCCGATGGACGACGCTAGGCGCGAGATCGGAGCCCCCTCGCCCTTCTTCGTGGCCTGCCAGGACGCGCTGCGCGGCTCCGCCGAGCTCGGCCCGACCCTCGATCTCGCCTGCGGACGCGGCCGCCATGCCCTCGCGGCGGCCGACCTCGGCCTCGCGGTCCTCGCCGTCGATCGCAACGGCGATCCCCTGGCGGCGCTCCGGCAGGCCGCCGCGCCAGGGCACCGGATCGAGACGCGCGTGGTCGACCTCGAGACCGGTGCGCCCCCTGACCTGGGCACGGCCCCCTTCGGTTCCGTCCTCGTCTTCCGCTACCTCCATCGCCCCCTCGCGCCCTGGATCGAGTCGCTCCTCGCGCCCGGCGGAATCCTGCTCTACGAGACGTTCACGACCGCGCAGCGCGAACGCGGCTGGGGCCCCTCGCGCGATGCGTTCCTCCTCGCGCCCGGCGAGCTGCCGACGCTCTTCCCGAGTCTCGAGCCCCTTCGCTTCGAGGAGGGCCCGACCGACGAGCCGAAGCCCGCGGACACGGCCCGGCTGCTCGCCCGCCGCCCTCGCTAGAGCGTCCCCCCGACCGACCCGCTAGGCGGAGGTCAGCCGGTCGAGCGCCCAGCGGGCATGCTCGGCCAAGACGGGATCGGGGCTCTCCGCGTGGCGCTCGACCGCCGGACGCAGCGAACCGTCCCGGCTGTTGCCGGCCGCGACCAGGGCATTGCGAAGCAGGCCCGTGTGACCCGTTCGCTTGATGGCCGTCTTGTGCGCGTGTTCGCGGAAGCCGACCTCGTCGAGCTCCAGGAGCCAGCGCAGCGTCGGCGACTGCCAGGCCGAGCGCGGCGTGAGTCGCGCGCGCAGTCCCAGCGGATCCTCCGGCGCTTCCCGCGGCCGACTCTGGTTCCAGGGACAGACCGTCTGGCAGACGTCGCAGCCGAAGACGTGCTCTCCCTGCGCCTCGCGCAGGTGCGCCGGAATCGCGCCCCGCAGCTCGATCGTCGTGTACGAGAGGCAGCGCGTCGCATCGAGTACCCAGGGCTCGGGGAACGCGTCGGTCGGACACGCATCGAGACAGGCCCGGCACGTTCCGCAGTGATCGGGCTCCGGCGCATCGGGCGCGAGGGCGAGGTCCGTCAGGATCACGCCGAGCATCAGGTGGGACCCGCGCTCCGGATCGATCAGGCAGGTGTTCTTCCCGATCCAGCCGAGGCCGGCCTGGGCCGCCGCTGCGCGCTCGAGGATCGGTCCCGTGTCGACGTAGCTCCGGGAGACGACCCGGCGCTCGGCGAGCGACGGGAGCGCCGCCTCGAGGGCACGGAGCCGCTCGAGGAGGACGTCGTGGTAGTCGTCTCCGCCGGCGTAGCGGGCGATCGATCCGCGCGGACCCGGATCATCGGCCTCGACCGCTTCCTCGCTCGGCAGCGCCA encodes the following:
- the queG gene encoding tRNA epoxyqueuosine(34) reductase QueG, with amino-acid sequence MGLVLGLDSVGFAAAAPGPHNGFVREWWAQGYGGELDYIGRRLDERVDPRRVLPEAESLIVAALALPSEEAVEADDPGPRGSIARYAGGDDYHDVLLERLRALEAALPSLAERRVVSRSYVDTGPILERAAAAQAGLGWIGKNTCLIDPERGSHLMLGVILTDLALAPDAPEPDHCGTCRACLDACPTDAFPEPWVLDATRCLSYTTIELRGAIPAHLREAQGEHVFGCDVCQTVCPWNQSRPREAPEDPLGLRARLTPRSAWQSPTLRWLLELDEVGFREHAHKTAIKRTGHTGLLRNALVAAGNSRDGSLRPAVERHAESPDPVLAEHARWALDRLTSA
- a CDS encoding cytochrome c biogenesis CcdA family protein, with amino-acid sequence MSDFVTQIPIVFASGLISVLSPCVMPLMPAYLSLVSGVSVQDLGEGASTGEQRARVMEACLGFVCGFSTVFIVLGASAFALGRVLRTFRLDLGFAELGIAQIAGVVILIFGLHMMGAFRLSWLMRDTRLHLDLGAPGFMGSFTVGAGFGFGWSPCIGPILGAVLTLAGSRDTVYEGITLLAVYSAGLAIPFLAAGWSIDYFFSAFARMKRHFRTLEFVSGILLAGVGLLLISNQLAIFNTYFGFLNDLVYAAEEALQ
- the dtd gene encoding D-aminoacyl-tRNA deacylase — its product is MRAVVQRVSSASVDVGDDRVAEMGAGLLALVGVAEGDDERAAAELAKKICGLRIFEDDGGKMNLSLEEMGGTLGLVSQFTLLADARKGRRPSFGAAAPPESAEPLFERVVAEARSIGVPVVTGRFRAMMQVSLVNEGPVTILLDTDRAF
- the dcd gene encoding dCTP deaminase → MSVLTRDVILRELDSGRVNIDPLETSQVGVASIDLTLGREIREIVGNEAPIPVEDATDYRDHTRVLDLDEPYRLEPGSTIHGITLEHVTLPPDLCGFLEGRSRFARLGLMIHVTSAFVQPGVSNRQVLEMSNVSSRALEIVAGVRVCQLVLMRTEGEAVYRGRFQNQREI
- the trpE gene encoding anthranilate synthase component I, giving the protein MLRTSPEQFETLAQQGNHVPVVREVMADLETPLSLFRKIDDGRTAFLLESVEGGEKWARYSFLGVGARAKFSATGSRVEWTEGDSTEVIDTGGDPLEVLRDRLRAYQAVQPTDFALPRFIGGAVGMIGYDWVRFVEKIPDANPDKVGLPDAFFVLPEFVVVYDNVRHTALIVVHAEIGTAGARAAYDAASARIEKMVEQIRQPLAAEPRRTPVRAPMEVERSMTESQFHEIVKRAKEYIEAGDIFQVVLAQQFQLPLQVDPFSIYRHLRVINPSPYMFFIRMEDAVMVGASPEILARVEGDRLDVRPIAGTRWRGETPEEDRALEADLLADPKERSEHLMLVDLGRNDAGRVSEIGSVEVDDYAFVERYSHVMHIVSNVHGKLRKGLDWLDVLRATFPAGTLSGAPKVRAMEIIDELETVRRGFFGGCAGYLDYSGNMDMAITIRTMVAKDDKVTLEAGAGVVADSEPEYEFEETMNKSRAVLTAIDLAREGVD
- a CDS encoding methyltransferase domain-containing protein — its product is MDDARREIGAPSPFFVACQDALRGSAELGPTLDLACGRGRHALAAADLGLAVLAVDRNGDPLAALRQAAAPGHRIETRVVDLETGAPPDLGTAPFGSVLVFRYLHRPLAPWIESLLAPGGILLYETFTTAQRERGWGPSRDAFLLAPGELPTLFPSLEPLRFEEGPTDEPKPADTARLLARRPR
- the lptD gene encoding LPS assembly protein LptD, translating into MACLITGPVAAQQVDRARLEDPLEITADRIDYDGERDLYVATGNVHVIQTTRTLRADWVAFSTQTQTGVAEGDVELVDESDVLRAEFMVFDVETLRGMFFDGGFDAGSQGFRIRAKEMIRTGENTFEMRDAVFTTCRCEPGEPLPWKIRTADADVEVGDYGTVRNATFDVLGVPVLWFPWAFFPVKSDRESGVLLPQLVLGGRSGFGGGLPLFWAAHDQVNVTFTPNYFSERGFKGDGQIEYVFGERSGGDLFVSGLYDQRDDDVASTDSRRFGVRWLHDQMLPGEWRWNTDLKYVSDNFYPEDFAEFRPFREFRFLESTTNVHRSFGDAGGLGAMVGARFADDVQGIRRRDTVPPGEVQLLDADDVTLQRFGEAAVDVQPGTAVAPGGIEFLLDADVVHFRSIRDHESVYDPRPGANPSVADGHFYDLGADGLVPATVSGRPFDFGGGNGLFEPGEPIRERGVRAVIHPRVARRFHLGRFGAVTPEVGWRQSLYRTDQQQFGERGLLTARLEWRNPLAREFERGRGGLLRHVVEPRLGWALVSQRQQDRNPLFTPRGLVEQSRLRSLSLEAITRDPADRIETANRVVAAVGQRFYQKRRARASLQFLGEVLTGIDYDFAEGGLGNVFLDGRMMPLRGFSARAVAAFDPEALALDEGGLDLRFGKKVDLWLLRRFTLVGGYRYRRRIPPVLESDRGVVRIGEIDAINQIRGQAIVELTSRIRLRYATVYKLAERDEFIRNSGTFEYVSKCRCWSVGATVAVDRRDNLRGGLMFRFIGLGEGREDQLFDSGFGTGVSF
- a CDS encoding TlpA family protein disulfide reductase; translated protein: MKAAIGIWLVVLVVTVVASGYLDGCFVEESIERPEAASFELVRLDGLPVRLEEQRGRVLILDFWATWCAPCEVQMPILQEIWERRRDEPLTIVGVSMDTDPPQKVSRWLAERGLTYPIAIADQELAVEYGVWSFPTLIVVDPSGRIARSHQGVLSRPELDDLIDQLQRETPPAS
- a CDS encoding Crp/Fnr family transcriptional regulator, with the translated sequence MDERTRRPRPAGRSAEGDGRLSAGETTQIQVRKAFQRHFEDGEVVFDEGDEGIDLYVIQSGRVEISRSGSSGPRVIARLGPGDFFGEMSVVLGEARTARAVAAGPTEILEIDGETFELMCMERPEIGVRMIQRLATRLIGAERRLAALGLDELVGPLVRFLATRPVGENEDELRLRTSLRELSAGCDLSMEETHQALHQLMDQKLLRLVEDELVAPDRAALTTALTRFAQAS